Proteins from a single region of Colias croceus chromosome Z, ilColCroc2.1:
- the LOC123705265 gene encoding probable cytochrome P450 305a1, which produces MIATLLAVLLVTILGYIINTVSKPRKYPPGPKWYPFVGSSAIARKVALQYGSQWKGFSHLAKEYSTEVLGLKLGSELVVVVFGEKNLRKVFTEKEYEGRPDSFFIRQRCLGKRLGITFVDGPLWREHRQFTVKNLKNVGFGKTAMETEIQTELHNILEYIEKSKTKAINPKVILAQSVMNILWKYTAGERIKEDQLQYVIDLFSKRSKAFTIAGGWLNQWPWLRFIFPKLSGYTIIKNLNQQISDIIDETVNKHKNGLVPGSDFIYSFLEEMKENNVSFHEEQLKAICLDILIAGAQTTSNVLEFAILSLIRHKQIQEKVYDEIHSVIGEDTPCWNDSNRLLYTMAFLLEVQRFYTIAPLAGPRRVLEETTIEDYVLPKNTTVLLSIGDVHFSPDLWDEPNKFNPDRFLDSSGKLVNTEHFYGFGLGRRRCPGDSLAKSFIFIVLVGIVQKYRIESENGVLPAEEPIIGLISGARPFSAEFIPRF; this is translated from the exons ATGATCGCGACACTGCTTGCCGTGCTCCTCGTCACCATCCTGGGGTACATCATCAACACCGTCAGCAAACCGAGAAAATATCCACCAG GTCCTAAATGGTATCCGTTCGTAGGATCGAGCGCGATCGCCCGAAAAGTTGCGCTACAATATGGCTCCCAGTGGAAAGGATTTTCCCATTTGGCCAAAGAATATTCGACCGAAGTGCTCGGATTAAAGCTGGGTTCAGAACTTGTTGTTGTCGTGTTTGGAGAGAAAAATTTACGAAAAGTTTTCACTGAAAAGGAGTATGAGGGCCGACCAGATAGCTTTTTTATACGGCAAAGATGTTTGGGCAAAAGATTGG GTATTACCTTTGTCGATGGCCCTTTGTGGAGAGAGCATCGCCAGTTTACGGTGaagaatttgaaaaatgtcgGATTCGGTAAAACTGCAATGGAGACAGAGATCCAGACTGAATTGCATAACATTTTGGAGTACATTGAGAAGAGTAAAACAAAAGCCATCAATCCGAAAGTGATACTTGCGCAGTCTGTTATGAATATTCTATGGAAATACACTGCAG GTGAAAGAATTAAAGAAGATCAATTGCAATACGTTATAGATTTATTCAGTAAGAGATCTAAGGCATTTACAATCGCGGGCGGCTGGTTGAACCAATGGCCTTGGTTAAGATTCATTTTTCCCAAACTAAGTGGATACACGATCATCAAAAACTTGAACCAGCAAATATCTGATATTATTGAC gaAACGGTTAACAAGCACAAAAACGGATTAGTTCCGGGAagcgattttatttatagttttcttGAAGAGATGAAGGAAAATAACGTGAGCTTTCACG AGGAACAATTAAAGGCCATTTGTCTCGACATTTTGATCGCGGGCGCGCAAACTACAAGCAATGTGCTGGAATTCGCAATTCTCAGCCTTATCAGACATAAACAGATACAAGAGAAAGTGTATGACGAAATACATAGTGTTATTGGGGAGGATACGCCCTGTTGGAATGATAGTAACag aTTACTATACACAATGGCGTTTTTACTGGAAGTCCAAAGGTTCTATACTATAGCGCCTTTAGCTGGTCCGAGACGTGTTCTCGAAGAAACAACTATTGAAGATTACGTATTACCGAAGAATACTACAGTATTATTGTCAATTGGGGACGTTCATTTTAGTCCTGATTTATGGGACGaacctaataaatttaatccaGACAGGTTTTTGGATTCTAGTGGGAAATTGGTCAATACTGAACACTTTTATGGATTTGGTTTGG gtCGAAGACGCTGTCCCGGCGATTCCTTAGCGAagtcatttattttcatagtGTTAGTGGGTATCGTGCAAAAATATAGAATCGAGAGTGAAAATGGCGTCCTACCTGCCGAAGAGCCAATTATTGGATTAATATCTGGAGCGCGGCCGTTTTCCGCTGAATTCATTCCACGTTTctga
- the LOC123705318 gene encoding glycerol kinase, which translates to MSQYGKFGPLVGAIDEGTSSARFIIFKVNSCEVVATHQKEIEQHFPQEGWVEQDACAILDVVITCINKAVEQLVSLGGSARDIIAIGVTNQRETTIVWDKYTGKPLHNAIVWLDMRTSSTIDKLLDLVPNKTRNKNYLKPLCGLPMSPYFSAVKLRWLADNVDAVKQAMRNGSCCFGTVDTWIIWNLTGGANGGKHITDVTNASRTMLMNIETLNWDPLLLKFFEVPKSVLPQIKSSSEIYGYVYDGPLRSIPISGCLGDQQAALVGQLCLQKGQAKATYGTGCFVLYNTGDVRVNSTKGLLTTVAYQLGGNNPPCYALEGSVAVAGAALGWLRDNIGMLDNAKQSQEIAEKATENGSVVFVPAFSGLYAPYWRQDARGVICGITEDTNSNHIVKAALEAVCFQVRDILDAMNEDCGIPLQLLKVDGGMTSNALVMQMQADLIGINIIKAGFTESTALGAALVAYWGLDHNKQVNSIDIENGKIYTPSISDDERDMRYKQWKMAVERSLGWEQN; encoded by the exons atgtcGCAATACGGGAAATTCGGTCCTTTGGTCGGAGCGATAGATGAGGGAACGTCTAGCGCgcgctttataatatttaaagtgaATTCTTGTGAAGTTGTGGCGACACATCAAAAAGAAATAGAGCAACATTTTCCACAAGAAGGATGGGTGGAGCAGGATGCATGTGCAATATTAGATGTCGTAATTACATGTATAAACAAAGCGGTTGAACAGTTAGTATCGTTAGGTGGAAGTGCAAGG GACATAATTGCGATTGGCGTAACTAATCAGCGAGAAACCACAATTGTATGGGATAAATATACTGGTAAACCTCTCCACAATGCTATTGTATGGTTGGATATGAGAACATCTTCCACAATTGACAAGTTACTTGATTTAGTCCCAAATAAGACAAGGAACAAAAACTATTTGAAG cCACTATGTGGATTGCCCATGTCTCCCTACTTCAGTGCAGTCAAATTGAGATGGTTAGCTGACAATGTAGATGCTGTGAAACAAGCTATGAGGAACGGATCATGTTGCTTTGGTACTGTTGATACCTGGATCATTTGGAACTTAACAG GTGGTGCAAACGGTGGCAAGCATATCACCGATGTGACAAACGCATCAAGAACAATGCTCATGAATATTGAGACATTAAACTGGGACCCTTTACTGTTGAAGTTCTTTGAAGTACCCAAATCTGTGTTGCCACAAATCAAATCAAGCTCGGaa ATTTACGGCTATGTATATGACGGTCCTCTTAGAAGCATACCAATCTCGGGGTGTCTCGGAGATCAGCAAGCAGCATTAGTAGGACAGTTATGCTTGCAAAAGGGCCAAGCTAAAGCCACTTATGGTACTGGGTGTTTTGTACTGTACAACACTGGGGATGTTCGTGTGAATTCTACTAAGGGACTCCTAACAACGGTGGCTTATCAATTGGGTGGGAATAACCCACCTTGTTATGCTTTGGAGGGCTCG GTGGCCGTAGCAGGTGCGGCTCTAGGCTGGCTCAGAGACAATATAGGCATGCTCGATAATGCTAAACAGTCACAAGAAATAGCGGAAAAGGCAACAGAGAATGGTAGTGTTGTGTTTGTTCCGGCTTTCAGTGGATTATACGCTCCATACTGGAGACAGGATGCAAGAGG cgtAATATGCGGTATAACGGAAGACACAAACTCCAATCACATTGTAAAAGCTGCGTTAGAAGCTGTTTGTTTCCAAGTGAGAGACATATTGGATGCTATGAATGAAGATTGTGGTATTCCATTGCAACTGTtaaag GTGGACGGTGGCATGACATCGAACGCGCTAGTGATGCAAATGCAAGCGGATTTGATCggtattaacataataaaagcCGGTTTCACAGAGAGCACAGCACTAGGAGCGGCTCTAGTTGCGTATTGGGGCCTCGATCATAATAAACAAGTGAACTCCATAGATATAGAGAACGGTAAGATTTATACACCGAGTATAAGTGATGATGAAAGAGACATGAGGTATAAGCAGTGGAAAATGGCCGTAGAAAGATCGCTAGGATGGGAACAGAATTAG